The region ACGGACCAGTACATCGACGGGAACATGCTCGCCGGCCCGCTGCGCGAGATCTTCGCCGTCGACCTCAGCGCCGCCAGTGAGCAGTGCGCCACCTGCGGCTCGACCAGACCATTCGCCGCACTGCGGGTCTACTCGCACGCGCCGGGCCTGGTC is a window of Micromonospora sp. NBC_01699 DNA encoding:
- a CDS encoding DUF6510 family protein, which codes for MTDQYIDGNMLAGPLREIFAVDLSAASEQCATCGSTRPFAALRVYSHAPGLVARCPDCEEVVLRLVRTPTSGWLDLRGAVFLRVPLPALAPPVL